From Anopheles coluzzii chromosome 3, AcolN3, whole genome shotgun sequence, the proteins below share one genomic window:
- the LOC125906396 gene encoding uncharacterized protein LOC125906396: MIILQSISGKYDPCLSGKLPCFGTLEQYTWLVRATVALHLLKGVPTKVSSLVRKLSGAVAGLDLACFRHSTFMIHTVAKSLKEDIPLEGVNLLHAIKKLALANSPQLYYTALALIFAGFDAITHPNKPIATYRVCGVNEALQLLDTLDAPWLQRQCASLQAIYQLLKLLSLYQNMVIMRHAGKRPQELQEEHASFAALLCATDAQVKSIRQWLEQLSVVLQPYGIRQDEDHLIIADLIHVDMLPLFDDWDQHEEMM; this comes from the exons ATGATAATTTTGCAATCCATTTCTGGGAAATATGATCCTTGTCTAAGTGGGAAG TTACCCTGCTTTGGAACGTTGGAACAGTATACTTGGCTGGTGAGAGCGACGGTCGCATTGCACCTGCTCAAGGGAGTGCCGACGAAGGTGTCCTCCCTGGTGCGGAAGTTGAGCGGGGCTGTCGCGGGGCTCGATCTTGCCTGCTTCCGTCATTCTACATTTATG ATACACACGGTCGCTAAAAGCTTAAAGGAAGACATCCCACTGGAAGGTGTTAATCTGCTGCACGCGATCAAAAAGCTTGCCCTTGCAAACTCCCCGCAGCTTTACTACACGGCCCTGGCACTGATTTTTGCCGGGTTCGATGCGATAACACACCCCAACAAACCGATCGCCACGTACCGGGTGTGTGGGGTGAATGAGGCGCTTCAATTGCTCGATACACTCGACGCACCGTGGCTTCAGCGGCAGTGTGCCAGCCTGCAGGCCATCTAccagctgctgaagctgcttaGCCTTTACCAGAACATGGTGATAATGCGGCACGCCGGCAAACGACCGCAGGAGCTGCAGGAAGAGCACGCAAGCTTTGCGGCACTGCTGTGCGCAACGGACGCGCAGGTGAAAAGCATCCGCCAGTGGCTGGAACAGTTGAGCGTGGTGCTGCAACCGTACGGTATCAGGCAGGATGAGGACCATTTGATT ATAGCAGATTTGATACACGTCGATATGCTTCCGTTGTTCGACGATTGGGATCAACACGAGGAGATGATGTGA
- the LOC120955984 gene encoding uncharacterized protein LOC120955984, which translates to MAELEQWQEFASQIAKPDRSIRCNPDGIGFGQFAIVCSLPGAPENVQKLIDSPVAKLHKQTSTEHDSITSTEDIVKILIEQLPCFGTLEQYTWLVRATVALHLLKGVPTKVSSLVRKLSGAVAGLDLACFRHSTFMIHTVAKSLKEDIPLEGVNLLHAIKKLALANSPQLYYTALALIFAGFDAITHPNKPIATYRVCGVNEALQLLDTLDAPWLQRQCASLQAIYQLLKLLSLYQNMVIMRHAGKRPQELQEEHASFAALLCATDAQVKSIRQWLEQLSVVLQPYGIRQDEDHLIIADLIHVDMLPLFDDWDQHEEMM; encoded by the exons ATGGCGGAATTAGAACAGTGGCAAGAGTTTGCGTCGCAAATCGCTAAACCCGACCGCTCGATCCGGTGCAATCCGGATGGCATCGGGTTCGGCCAGTTTGCAATCGTTTGCAGTCTTCCGGGAGCACCGGAAAACGTACAAAAGTTGATCGATTCACCGGTGGCGAAGCTTCACAAGCAGACATCAACAGAGCACGACAGCATCACAAGCACGGAGGACATTGTGAAGATTCTTATCGAACAGTTACCCTGCTTTGGAACGTTGGAACAGTATACTTGGCTGGTGAGAGCGACGGTCGCATTGCACCTGCTCAAGGGAGTGCCGACGAAGGTGTCCTCCCTGGTGCGGAAGTTGAGCGGGGCTGTCGCGGGGCTCGATCTTGCCTGCTTCCGTCATTCTACATTTATG ATACACACGGTCGCTAAAAGCTTAAAGGAAGACATCCCACTGGAAGGTGTTAATCTGCTGCACGCGATCAAAAAGCTTGCCCTTGCAAACTCCCCGCAGCTTTACTACACGGCCCTGGCACTGATTTTTGCCGGGTTCGATGCGATAACACACCCCAACAAACCGATCGCCACGTACCGGGTGTGTGGGGTGAATGAGGCGCTTCAATTGCTCGATACACTCGACGCACCGTGGCTTCAGCGGCAGTGTGCCAGCCTGCAGGCCATCTAccagctgctgaagctgcttaGCCTTTACCAGAACATGGTGATAATGCGGCACGCCGGCAAACGACCGCAGGAGCTGCAGGAAGAGCACGCAAGCTTTGCGGCACTGCTGTGCGCAACGGACGCGCAGGTGAAAAGCATCCGCCAGTGGCTGGAACAGTTGAGCGTGGTGCTGCAACCGTACGGTATCAGGCAGGATGAGGACCATTTGATT ATAGCAGATTTGATACACGTCGATATGCTTCCGTTGTTCGACGATTGGGATCAACACGAGGAGATGATGTGA